Genomic window (Enoplosus armatus isolate fEnoArm2 chromosome 22, fEnoArm2.hap1, whole genome shotgun sequence):
gtcacttttttattttcaacaaggAAATGTATTAAGATTCATTTATTATGGGaacttggatgtgtgtgtgtgagtgtttgattaAATCatctcacctcacctcaccctGGTAGATAAACAGTAGTGCCTTGCCAGGACATCAGGGACTCTTGTGTTCTTACTCTGATTAGCATGTATGAGTTACATGATCTTAGCTAAACAATCACATTTCAAAGAGTAACACGATATGACTGAGAGTCTTAAAACTCTGCCAGAATGTATGTCATTCCTGAGCCCTTTAAAAGTGTAAATTAATCCATCAGTTGAATAAAAAGTTGAAAATCTTTAACATATAATTATGTATATAACATGGCTTGAATCTTCTCAACATTATTTCTGGTTTTCACAGAAGACCATTGGATGAAAAGTTGTGTGACAGAGATCTAGAAGCAGCAATTACACTGTCCTTGCTCAATAATGCAGATGGGATAAAGGAGCTGTCTCCCACCAGTAAAGGTATGCGTTGGCTTTGAAAGCGTAAATATAGTTGTCAATTGTTAAAGAGTTGTCAACTTAAATTCCTGTTCAATTTCTCCCGGAGATGTCAAGGTGCAAGTTCCGGTAGATGAAAACACAGATCCAACTTCTTTGTATCTGTCCAACTGCAGTGTGGATAGTGCAATTATGGGTAAATTCCccttatttttgtcttttattgcacatttcatttcctcatgCATGCTAAATACATTGTCCTGAATTTAATCTTGTTtgaaaaggattttaaaaaagtatGGAAATTGTCTGCAgctgtgacatttttgttttctttaggtCTGGATGAAATCACACCAGGAAAAAAGTCACTTGCTGTTTCTAGACAGAGAAAGGAGGCTGCCACTAAAGCCACTGAGGAGCACAGAAAAAAGCttacagatgaagatgaagaataCGAGCCCAAACTGACACCAGGTTCTCACCCATATTTGGTTTCTGTCTATTTACTGATCttctatgtttttttcttgtgtgagTAAACTAGAAGTAATGCCTTTACAGATTCAGAAAGTGATGAAGATGTCAGTGAACCACCTGAGAGCGAAGATGAGGAATTCACAGTGAAGAAagtcagcaaaacaaaaaggaaggagaaagtAACCAAGAGTGAGAGGACCAAACAGCCTCCTGcctctaaaaaagaaaagcaaccaTCAAAACCTTCGAAGTCCAGATCACAGGCAACCGGTACGTTCTTGAAGTTCGTCAAAGAAAGATTCAGCCTTTGGCTTTGATTGTTATGAGAACTACTTTGTCTCACAGCAGCTTCCATGCCGGTGAGAAGTCCTCCAACAGCCAAAATTGCACCCAAAAGACCTGATTCATCCTCCGCAGGATCCACACCAAAATCTACATTCTCTCTGAGCCCAGCAGGGGGCAAAATACCCAAGTGGACCCCACCAGGTGCAGTATGAGTGAAGGGAGGGGCTGGGCAATATAGCTGAAAAATGTATCCCcatataatgttttatttcagtcgATGTCAGTAATTTATTGATGATTTTTAATGACCTTCTTTTAGTAAAGTGAACGACAGCAGTACATATAAACCTTTTAGAGACAGTATGTTTCAATAAATTGAACGctgatgttattattttattatttaatgtattcCCAGGTCAAATTGGTAGAAGTCCTAATTCATCCCAGAGTCCAGTAGTGAAGTCTCCAGGTCAGGGTCTACGACTGGGACTGTCCCGTGTGGTTCGAGTCAAACCTCTTCACCCCAGCGTTACGAGTCACTGACTGAATGATCACCAGTCTGTGGGTGCCCCTGCGTGTGTCGGTGAAGACCTTTTagcttatttttttattaaaaaaagatgcttgtaaatattaatttctattttcctgtttatttgtgCTACTTTACATATAAAGTGATATATTTTCACATGATGCTCTCAGCTTTGGGCGCATTTGGACTTTCACCTAGCGCTTTTATAGATAGTAAACAGGTCATAGAACAGTTGCTGGGTGTGCTCTGTTGACTGAAATCATAGTTTGATGCCATTGTCACGTTGTTATCAGTACAGTTCTTTTAACTATTCTTAtaattttctcctctttttcctgttGAGTGCAAAAGCTGTAtattatgtacatatatatatataaaataaaatttaaaagcAGATTAACTTTGTACTGTTGTGTCTCCAGGAGGTAttacattgattttaaaatgaccaTGAGCTGCTGATGAGACAAGAGATATTATCTTAATAGAGAGGAAGAACGATGAATGGAAGTAGTACATGGTACAAGTACATTTAGTCTTCTATATTAAAGAGGGATTTACAAAGAGCttatgatgttttattataaatgaaactacccaacagtatatataagtacagctgaaacagttGGTGGATtgacagatttttttaatgcaaaacatttcatggttccagcttcaaatgtgaggatttgctgctttttctttttaataattttaatttattttaaatcattttgaggtttgtactattggttggacaaaacaactAACTTTTTGCTCTGCTACGatttatcaaattaaaaaaaaaaaaagtaaaagtgaaggATTTCTTTTTAGCAGTTTGATAAATACAGGTGCTGTAGTTATTATAGTACTTTAGAGGAAAGTC
Coding sequences:
- the rad51ap1 gene encoding RAD51-associated protein 1; its protein translation is MDRPSRKTKTVDYCEAKDFDDDDDFTCAKAPPSKKAREDVKQEHKKPSSKSSSQESNSQSTVIQKSRRPLDEKLCDRDLEAAITLSLLNNADGIKELSPTSKDVKVQVPVDENTDPTSLYLSNCSVDSAIMGLDEITPGKKSLAVSRQRKEAATKATEEHRKKLTDEDEEYEPKLTPDSESDEDVSEPPESEDEEFTVKKVSKTKRKEKVTKSERTKQPPASKKEKQPSKPSKSRSQATAASMPVRSPPTAKIAPKRPDSSSAGSTPKSTFSLSPAGGKIPKWTPPGQIGRSPNSSQSPVVKSPGQGLRLGLSRVVRVKPLHPSVTSH